From a single Nostoc sp. MS1 genomic region:
- a CDS encoding SDR family NAD(P)-dependent oxidoreductase: MTGKLEGKVAFVTGASSGIGEATAIALAAEGAKVAIAARRSDRLNSLAERIATNGGQALPLVVDVTDETQVNSSVEKAIAQLGGLDIVVNNAGIAVLGNIDTGNPSEWRRSFEVNVFGVMYVTRATVPFLKQQQSGHIVNISSVAGRTARAGVGVYNATKWGVNAFSEALRQEVHKDNIRVTIIEPGLVDTEINDLISDPIARQRSEERRKAITPLQSEDIAAAILYAVTQPPRVNVNEILIRPTGQDI, encoded by the coding sequence ATGACTGGCAAATTAGAAGGTAAAGTTGCATTTGTTACTGGCGCTTCGTCGGGTATTGGTGAAGCAACAGCGATCGCCCTAGCAGCAGAAGGGGCAAAAGTAGCAATTGCCGCTAGACGTAGCGATCGCTTAAATAGTTTAGCAGAACGGATTGCTACTAATGGTGGTCAGGCATTGCCACTGGTAGTTGATGTGACAGATGAAACTCAGGTAAATAGTTCTGTAGAGAAGGCGATCGCCCAATTGGGTGGGTTAGATATTGTCGTGAATAATGCTGGGATTGCCGTTTTGGGCAACATTGACACAGGTAATCCTAGCGAGTGGAGGCGATCGTTTGAAGTCAATGTTTTTGGTGTTATGTATGTCACAAGAGCTACTGTACCTTTCCTTAAACAGCAACAATCAGGGCATATAGTTAATATTTCCTCAGTCGCCGGACGCACCGCACGGGCTGGAGTTGGTGTTTACAACGCTACCAAATGGGGTGTAAATGCCTTTTCTGAAGCTTTGCGTCAGGAAGTGCATAAAGATAACATCCGGGTAACAATTATCGAACCCGGTTTAGTAGATACGGAAATCAACGACCTAATTAGCGACCCCATCGCTAGACAACGCTCAGAAGAACGACGCAAAGCCATCACACCATTGCAAAGCGAAGATATCGCCGCCGCCATCCTTTACGCCGTCACCCAACCCCCGCGTGTGAACGTCAATGAGATTTTGATTAGACCGACTGGACAGGATATTTAA
- the xseA gene encoding exodeoxyribonuclease VII large subunit: MASDFAASVILDTALSVSGLTDYLRLLLEQDEQLRQVWVVGEVSSANNHRSGLFFTLQDPDGTAAIKCVVWGGQLAKLAQLPVVGEQLIVLGSIRLYPQRGEYQLTVWQALPAGLGLQALRYQQLKNRLLAEGLFDSQRKRSLPIHPQTIAVVTSPTAAAWGDIQKTLKHRYPGLHVLFSPATVQGEQAPESIVKAIARVERDGRAEVLILSRGGGAVEELACFNDERVVRAVAECSIPVVTGIGHQRDESLVDLVADVCVHTPTAAAETVVPSLAELYNQHRQRVAALHEVLLYSQTTAENQLQTLRHRLQNLRLDKQLQQEAQKLNWQRQQLLQLTLGRSQQAKQHLELLRQKLISLDPKALLQRGYAVVRKENGAIARTAAELAVGDELLIQLGEGEIKVKVI, from the coding sequence ATGGCTTCTGATTTTGCTGCTTCCGTGATTCTTGATACAGCACTTTCTGTATCTGGGTTAACTGATTATCTGCGCTTGCTGTTGGAACAGGATGAACAACTACGGCAGGTTTGGGTAGTGGGGGAAGTTTCTAGTGCTAATAATCATCGCAGTGGGTTATTTTTTACTCTACAAGACCCTGATGGTACAGCAGCAATTAAGTGTGTTGTTTGGGGTGGTCAACTAGCCAAGCTTGCTCAACTGCCCGTTGTAGGTGAACAATTAATCGTGTTGGGTAGTATTCGCCTGTATCCGCAAAGAGGAGAGTATCAATTAACAGTGTGGCAAGCTTTGCCTGCTGGGTTGGGTTTACAGGCGCTACGTTATCAACAACTGAAAAATCGGTTGCTGGCTGAGGGGTTGTTTGATTCCCAAAGAAAGCGATCGCTTCCTATACATCCGCAAACTATCGCCGTTGTCACTTCACCGACGGCTGCGGCTTGGGGTGATATTCAAAAAACTCTTAAACATCGATATCCAGGGTTACACGTTTTATTCTCTCCGGCGACAGTGCAAGGTGAACAAGCACCAGAATCTATTGTCAAGGCGATCGCACGGGTGGAGCGAGATGGACGCGCGGAGGTGTTAATCTTATCAAGGGGTGGCGGTGCGGTTGAGGAATTGGCTTGCTTTAATGATGAACGAGTAGTCCGTGCGGTGGCTGAGTGTTCCATTCCTGTAGTGACGGGGATCGGTCATCAACGAGATGAATCTTTGGTAGATTTGGTGGCGGATGTTTGTGTACATACACCAACAGCCGCCGCCGAAACAGTTGTACCCTCACTAGCAGAGTTATATAATCAACATCGCCAGCGAGTCGCCGCTTTACACGAAGTTTTACTTTATTCCCAAACCACGGCAGAAAATCAACTGCAAACATTACGCCACCGTTTGCAAAATCTGCGCTTAGATAAGCAGTTGCAACAAGAAGCACAAAAATTAAATTGGCAGCGTCAGCAATTGTTACAGTTAACCTTGGGGCGATCGCAACAAGCCAAGCAACACCTAGAACTTTTACGACAAAAATTAATTAGCCTTGACCCGAAAGCTTTACTACAGCGTGGTTATGCAGTGGTAAGAAAAGAAAATGGTGCGATCGCCCGGACTGCTGCTGAACTGGCTGTAGGGGATGAGTTGCTAATTCAATTGGGAGAAGGTGAGATTAAAGTCAAAGTGATATAG
- a CDS encoding HetP family heterocyst commitment protein: MRYNIYSSQSSFQNTITTEQLNQVIEAITEGRYSWACVLILRSVGYNPLHFIPQRTYSRLLKENKQVPSNPANTAELRIACGQSTSTDIGRNN, encoded by the coding sequence ATGAGATACAATATTTATTCTTCTCAGTCTAGTTTTCAGAATACAATTACTACTGAACAATTAAATCAGGTAATAGAAGCAATTACTGAAGGTAGATATTCTTGGGCTTGTGTTTTAATTTTGCGATCTGTTGGCTACAATCCTCTCCACTTTATACCCCAACGGACTTATAGTCGCTTATTAAAGGAAAATAAACAAGTCCCAAGCAATCCAGCAAATACAGCAGAATTAAGAATAGCTTGTGGACAGTCCACATCTACCGATATTGGGAGAAATAACTAA
- a CDS encoding XisH family protein → MPAKDIFHNTVKTALEKDKWTITDEHLFIQVEDIDFYIDLIAVEIKSFLGASDVTEFHLALGQCLNYRSALRLTEPERILYLAVPVDVYNEFFSRKFIQRIIAEYQLKLLIFNPEREEIVIWRD, encoded by the coding sequence ATGCCAGCTAAAGATATATTTCATAATACAGTTAAAACAGCCCTCGAAAAAGATAAATGGACAATTACTGACGAGCATCTATTTATTCAAGTAGAGGATATTGATTTTTACATAGACCTAATAGCAGTAGAGATAAAATCTTTTTTAGGAGCTTCAGACGTAACTGAATTTCACCTAGCTCTTGGTCAATGTCTTAACTACCGTTCAGCATTGAGGTTGACCGAACCTGAGCGGATTTTGTATTTAGCCGTTCCAGTAGATGTTTATAATGAGTTTTTTAGTCGCAAGTTTATTCAAAGAATAATTGCTGAATATCAGCTAAAATTACTAATTTTTAATCCAGAGCGAGAGGAGATTGTTATATGGAGAGACTAA
- a CDS encoding XisI protein, with product MPRRRHRYQVINIGWQELTRIFGCIIYIEIKDGKIWIERDGTEIGVANELVEAGVPKQDIVLAFKAPYKRKFTEFAAN from the coding sequence TTGCCCCGCCGCAGGCATCGCTATCAAGTTATAAATATTGGTTGGCAAGAACTAACGCGAATATTTGGTTGTATTATTTACATCGAAATTAAAGATGGCAAAATTTGGATTGAACGCGATGGGACGGAAATCGGAGTTGCTAATGAATTAGTAGAAGCTGGAGTTCCTAAACAAGATATAGTTTTGGCTTTTAAAGCCCCATACAAACGAAAATTTACTGAGTTTGCTGCTAATTGA